In the genome of Pan troglodytes isolate AG18354 chromosome 15, NHGRI_mPanTro3-v2.0_pri, whole genome shotgun sequence, one region contains:
- the ANG gene encoding angiogenin isoform X1: MVMGLGVLLLVFVLGLGLTPPTLAQDNSRYTHFLTQHYDAKPQGRDHRYCESIMRRRGLTSPCKDINTFIHGNKRSIKAICENKNGNPHRENLRISKSSFQVTTCKLHGGSPWPPCQYRATAGFRNVVVACENGLPVHLDQSIFRRP; this comes from the coding sequence ATGGTGATGGGCCTGGGCGTTTTGTTGTTGGTCTTCGTGCTGGGTCTGGGTCTGACCCCACCGACCCTGGCTCAGGATAACTCCAGGTACACACACTTCCTGACCCAGCACTATGATGCCAAACCACAGGGCCGGGATCACAGATACTGTGAAAGCATCATGAGGAGACGGGGCCTGACCTCACCCTGCAAAGACATCAACACATTTATTCATGGCAACAAGCGCAGCATCAAGGCCATCTGTGAAAACAAGAATGGAAACCCTCACAGAGAAAACCTAAGAATAAGCAAGTCTTCTTTCCAGGTCACCACTTGCAAGCTACATGGAGGGTCCCCCTGGCCTCCATGCCAGTACCGAGCCACAGCGGGGTTCAGAAACGTTGTTGTTGCTTGTGAAAATGGCTTACCTGTCCACTTGGATCAGTCAATTTTCCGTCGTCCGTAA
- the RNASE4 gene encoding ribonuclease 4 isoform X1 has product MALQRTHSLLLLLLLTLLGLGLVQPSYGQDGMYQRFLRQHVHPEETGGSDRYCNLMMQRRKMTLYHCKRFNTFIHEDIWNIRSICSTTNIQCKNGKMNCHEGVVKVTDCRDTGSSRAPNCRYRAMASTRRVVIACEGNPQVPVHFDG; this is encoded by the coding sequence ATGGCTCTGCAGAGGACCCATTCATTGCTTCTGCTTTTGCTGCTGAccctgctggggctggggctggtccAGCCCTCCTATGGCCAGGATGGCATGTACCAGCGATTCCTGCGGCAACACGTGCACCCTGAGGAGACAGGTGGCAGTGATCGCTACTGCAACTTGATGATGCAAAGACGGAAGATGACTTTGTATCACTGCAAGCGCTTCAACACCTTCATCCATGAAGATATCTGGAACATTCGTAGTATCTGCAGCACCACCAATATCCAATGCAAGAACGGCAAGATGAACTGCCATGAGGGTGTAGTGAAGGTCACAGATTGCAGGGACACAGGAAGTTCCAGGGCACCCAACTGCAGATATCGGGCCATGGCGAGCACTAGACGTGTTGTCATTGCCTGTGAGGGTAACCCACAGGTGCCTGTGCACTTTGACGGTTAG